One genomic segment of Amycolatopsis sp. Hca4 includes these proteins:
- a CDS encoding TetR/AcrR family transcriptional regulator: MRSRRLDYSESTRSALVDSAVELFTKRGYAGTSLDEVAKRARVTKGALYHHFSGKQALFEAAFEQVESVVFDRLDKIMTGEGTPWERALAGLNAFFRACLDASYQRIAIHEAPVVMGWERWREAEERCSFGLVRSGLQSLIDAGEVEPVPVEVTARLLFGALSSAATEIASSPDPKKVGAEIEDVIVRMLVRLRRTEPDVSIG, translated from the coding sequence ATGAGGTCCAGACGACTCGACTACTCCGAGTCGACGCGGTCCGCGCTGGTCGACAGCGCGGTCGAACTGTTCACCAAACGCGGTTACGCGGGTACCTCGCTCGACGAGGTCGCCAAACGCGCCCGGGTGACCAAGGGGGCGCTGTACCACCACTTCAGCGGTAAGCAGGCGCTGTTCGAGGCCGCGTTCGAGCAGGTCGAAAGCGTCGTCTTCGACCGGCTGGACAAGATCATGACCGGCGAGGGCACGCCGTGGGAGCGGGCGCTGGCCGGGCTGAACGCGTTCTTCCGCGCCTGCCTCGACGCCTCCTACCAGCGGATCGCCATCCACGAGGCGCCGGTCGTGATGGGCTGGGAGCGGTGGCGCGAAGCCGAGGAGCGGTGCAGCTTCGGGCTCGTGCGGTCCGGTCTGCAGTCGCTGATCGACGCGGGCGAGGTCGAGCCGGTGCCGGTCGAGGTCACCGCCCGGCTGCTGTTCGGCGCCCTGTCGAGCGCGGCGACCGAGATCGCGAGTTCGCCGGACCCGAAGAAGGTCGGCGCCGAGATCGAGGACGTCATCGTCCGCATGCTGGTACGGCTGCGGCGCACGGAGCCCGACGTCTCTATAGGCTGA
- a CDS encoding LLM class F420-dependent oxidoreductase: MDLRIFTEPQQGASYDDLLRVAKATEAAGYDAFFRSDHYLKMGSADGLPGPTDAWITLAGLARETSRIRLGTLVTAATFRHPGPLAISVAQVDQMSGGRVEFGLGAGWYDAEHAAYGLTLPPLKERFDRYAEQLEIITGLWKTPAGSTYSFDGRYYQLSDSPALPKPSQSPAPPVIIGGGGKKRTPALAARFADEFNLPFTDAETAAAQFARVEAAAAEIGRDPKEILRSVALVVAVGRSDAEVAQRASVIGRDVDDLRANGLAGSPAEVVDRIGQWREKTGITRVYLQLLDLADLDQIDLIAAEVAPQLD, from the coding sequence GTGGACTTGAGGATCTTCACCGAGCCCCAGCAGGGGGCCAGCTACGACGATTTGCTGCGCGTCGCCAAGGCGACCGAAGCCGCCGGGTACGACGCCTTCTTCCGCAGCGACCACTACCTGAAGATGGGCTCGGCCGACGGCCTGCCCGGCCCGACCGATGCGTGGATCACACTCGCCGGCCTGGCCAGGGAGACCAGCCGGATCCGGCTGGGCACGCTCGTCACCGCGGCGACGTTCCGCCACCCGGGGCCGCTGGCGATCTCGGTCGCGCAGGTGGACCAGATGTCGGGCGGCCGCGTCGAGTTCGGCCTCGGGGCGGGCTGGTACGACGCCGAGCACGCGGCGTACGGCCTGACGCTGCCGCCGCTGAAGGAGCGCTTCGACCGCTACGCCGAGCAGCTCGAGATCATCACCGGGCTGTGGAAGACGCCGGCGGGCTCGACGTACTCGTTCGACGGCCGGTACTACCAGCTGTCCGACTCGCCGGCGCTGCCGAAGCCTTCGCAGTCGCCGGCCCCGCCGGTGATCATCGGCGGCGGCGGCAAGAAGCGCACCCCGGCGCTGGCGGCCCGCTTCGCCGACGAGTTCAACCTGCCGTTCACCGACGCCGAGACGGCGGCGGCCCAGTTCGCCCGGGTCGAGGCGGCCGCGGCGGAGATCGGCCGCGACCCGAAGGAGATCCTGCGCTCGGTGGCGCTGGTGGTGGCCGTCGGCCGCTCCGACGCGGAGGTCGCCCAGCGCGCTTCGGTGATCGGGCGGGACGTCGACGACCTGCGGGCGAACGGCCTGGCGGGGTCGCCGGCGGAGGTGGTCGACCGGATCGGGCAGTGGCGGGAGAAGACCGGGATCACGCGGGTCTACCTGCAGCTGCTGGACCTGGCGGATCTGGACCAGATCGACTTGATCGCCGCCGAGGTTGCGCCGCAGCTGGACTGA
- the lipB gene encoding lipoyl(octanoyl) transferase LipB gives MSSSRTSCRASTEPVDVRELGTIDYTEAWELQRGFLTARADGTAPDTMLLLQHPSVYTAGKRTEEADRPTDGTPVIDVDRGGKITWHGPGQLVGYPIVKLADPIDVVHYVRRLEEALIRVCDQLGVHSGRVEGRSGVWIPADDRGIERKIAAIGIRVQRGVTMHGFELNCNADLAAFDSIVPCGIRDAGVTSLSYELQRDVTVEAVLPLARDAVLAALEGELPVSEDRWLPRPEAPQAPGVTFALQN, from the coding sequence GTGAGTTCTTCCCGCACTTCCTGCCGCGCCAGCACCGAGCCCGTCGACGTCCGCGAGCTCGGCACGATCGACTACACCGAGGCCTGGGAGCTCCAGCGCGGTTTCTTGACCGCCCGCGCGGACGGCACCGCGCCGGACACGATGCTCCTGCTGCAGCACCCGTCGGTGTACACGGCGGGCAAGCGCACGGAGGAGGCCGACCGCCCCACGGACGGAACCCCGGTGATCGACGTCGACCGCGGCGGCAAGATCACCTGGCACGGCCCGGGCCAGCTGGTCGGCTACCCGATCGTGAAGCTCGCGGACCCGATCGACGTGGTCCACTACGTCCGGCGTCTCGAGGAGGCGCTGATCCGGGTGTGCGACCAGCTGGGCGTGCACTCCGGCCGCGTCGAGGGCCGCAGCGGGGTCTGGATCCCGGCGGACGACCGTGGCATCGAGCGCAAGATCGCGGCAATCGGCATCCGCGTCCAGCGAGGCGTGACGATGCACGGCTTCGAGCTGAACTGCAACGCGGACCTGGCGGCGTTCGACTCGATCGTCCCGTGCGGAATCCGCGATGCGGGGGTGACGTCGTTGTCGTACGAGCTGCAGAGGGACGTGACGGTGGAGGCGGTCCTCCCCTTGGCCCGCGACGCGGTGCTGGCGGCGTTGGAGGGTGAGCTGCCGGTGAGCGAGGACCGCTGGCTGCCGCGGCCGGAGGCTCCCCAGGCTCCCGGGGTCACGTTCGCTCTGCAGAACTGA
- a CDS encoding phosphatase PAP2 family protein, producing the protein MTVPVKRWLVVGFALAAAFVALGLGVARHPLTLDSQVANALHGVYTQPLGRAAQIGSDVLGPVLPWVLGVALLALGLRQRQHTGLCVRLAVVLLLCRLTSVAAKPLFLRERPRDYPDLSYPSGHVTSVASVGFVLVLLCAWLWPRLVRRVAAASAVAVVLSAACRVLLGVHWVSDTIGAVLAVTGVGLLSACALRLLPPGDGRSLDG; encoded by the coding sequence GTGACTGTCCCGGTCAAACGCTGGCTCGTCGTCGGCTTCGCGCTGGCGGCGGCCTTCGTCGCGCTGGGCCTCGGCGTCGCCCGGCACCCCTTGACGCTGGACTCGCAGGTGGCGAACGCCCTCCACGGCGTCTACACGCAGCCGCTCGGGCGGGCCGCGCAGATCGGCAGCGACGTCCTCGGCCCGGTGCTCCCCTGGGTCCTCGGGGTGGCGCTGCTCGCGCTGGGGTTGCGGCAGCGGCAGCACACCGGGTTGTGCGTGCGGCTCGCCGTCGTGCTGCTGCTGTGCCGGCTGACCAGCGTGGCGGCCAAGCCGCTCTTCCTGCGGGAGCGCCCGCGCGACTACCCCGACCTGAGCTACCCGAGCGGGCACGTGACGTCGGTGGCGAGCGTCGGGTTCGTGCTGGTGCTGCTGTGCGCGTGGCTGTGGCCGCGGCTGGTCCGCCGGGTCGCGGCGGCCTCGGCGGTGGCGGTGGTGCTGAGCGCCGCGTGCCGGGTGCTGCTGGGCGTGCACTGGGTGTCGGACACGATCGGCGCAGTGCTGGCGGTGACCGGTGTCGGGCTGCTCTCAGCGTGCGCCTTGCGGCTGCTTCCCCCGGGTGACGGGCGTAGCCTCGACGGGTGA
- a CDS encoding TIGR01777 family oxidoreductase, which translates to MRVLIAGASGLIGSALSDRLGRDGHEVRRLVRREARGSGEFRWNPPSGTIADGAFDGVDAVVNLGGKPLFPGRWSAMRKQELTDSRVEPTEVLAEAVAEHGVGVFLNASAVGYYGHTHESTVDESAPRGGGFLAELCEAWEAATAPAGDARVVHLRTGLVLSAKGGLYGTLRPLFRLGLGGRLGDGRQYMSWISLEDEVGAIAHVLTADVAGPVNLTGPAPVTNAEFTRAVGRALHRPAPWWVPGVALKAVLGQAGEEMALFGQRAVPAALERSGYAFRHPTLDLALAAA; encoded by the coding sequence ATGCGAGTACTGATCGCCGGAGCGAGCGGCTTGATCGGGTCGGCGCTGAGCGACCGCCTGGGCCGCGACGGCCACGAGGTCCGCCGGCTGGTGCGGCGCGAGGCGCGCGGCAGCGGCGAGTTCCGCTGGAACCCGCCGTCGGGGACCATCGCCGACGGCGCTTTCGACGGGGTGGACGCGGTCGTCAACCTGGGCGGGAAGCCGCTGTTCCCCGGCCGCTGGAGCGCGATGCGCAAGCAGGAGCTCACCGACAGCCGCGTCGAACCGACCGAGGTGCTCGCCGAAGCCGTGGCCGAGCACGGGGTCGGCGTGTTCCTCAACGCTTCCGCCGTCGGGTACTACGGCCACACCCACGAGTCCACTGTGGACGAGTCGGCGCCGCGGGGCGGCGGGTTCCTGGCCGAGCTCTGCGAAGCCTGGGAGGCCGCCACCGCGCCGGCCGGTGACGCGCGGGTCGTGCACCTGCGCACCGGGCTCGTGCTGTCGGCGAAGGGTGGCCTGTACGGCACGCTGCGGCCGCTCTTCCGGCTCGGCCTGGGCGGCCGCCTCGGCGACGGCCGCCAGTACATGTCGTGGATCTCCCTCGAGGACGAGGTCGGCGCGATCGCCCACGTGCTGACGGCGGACGTGGCGGGCCCGGTCAACCTGACCGGTCCGGCGCCGGTGACCAACGCCGAGTTCACCCGGGCGGTCGGCCGCGCGCTGCACCGCCCGGCGCCCTGGTGGGTGCCGGGTGTCGCGCTCAAGGCCGTGCTCGGCCAGGCCGGCGAGGAAATGGCGTTGTTCGGGCAGCGGGCCGTCCCCGCCGCGCTGGAACGGTCCGGGTACGCGTTCCGCCACCCGACCCTCGACCTGGCGCTCGCAGCGGCGTGA
- the sucB gene encoding 2-oxoglutarate dehydrogenase, E2 component, dihydrolipoamide succinyltransferase, producing MAYSVTLPELGESVTEGTVTRWLKQEGDTVEVDEPLLEISTDKVDTEVPSPVAGTVVKISAQEDETVEVGGELAVIDDGTGGVPESSGSSAPAQEEAAPSQPEPQQEEAAPQASDEAPSKPDTAPAAGGEGTEVKLPELGESVTEGTVTRWLKAVGDSVEVDEPLLEISTDKVDTEVPSPVAGTVLEIRAGEDETVEVGGVLAVIGDAGAAPKAEAKPEPKPEPKPEPKPEPKPEPVQESKPEPKPEPKPEPKPQAAPASAATQSAPAAAAKDGSADGPYVTPLVRKLASEHGIDLSTLTGSGVGGRIRKQDVLAAAEEKQKAAAAPAPAAAAPAAAAAPSAPAARPAAAVSPELAALRGTVQKASRIRQITATKTRESLQIAAQLTQVQEVDVTKIAKLRQRAKAAFKEREGVNLTFLPFFAKATVEALKQHPNVNASYNEDTKEITYHGAVHLGIAVDTERGLLSVVIHDAGELSLAGLAHRIADLAGRARSGQIKPDELSGGTFSITNIGSVGALFDTPIIVQPQSGILGTGAVVKRPVVIADADGNDTIAVRSMAYLPLTYDHRLVDGADAGRFLTTIKQRLEEGNFESELGL from the coding sequence ATGGCCTACTCCGTCACATTGCCGGAGCTCGGGGAGAGCGTCACCGAAGGCACCGTCACCCGGTGGCTTAAGCAGGAGGGCGACACCGTCGAGGTCGACGAGCCGTTGCTCGAGATCTCGACCGACAAGGTCGACACCGAGGTGCCCTCCCCGGTGGCGGGCACGGTCGTGAAGATCAGCGCCCAGGAGGACGAGACCGTCGAGGTCGGCGGCGAGCTCGCCGTCATCGACGACGGCACCGGCGGCGTTCCGGAGTCGTCCGGGTCGTCGGCCCCGGCGCAGGAAGAGGCCGCGCCTTCGCAGCCCGAGCCGCAGCAGGAAGAGGCCGCGCCGCAGGCCTCCGACGAGGCGCCGAGCAAGCCGGACACCGCGCCGGCGGCCGGTGGCGAAGGCACCGAGGTGAAGCTGCCCGAGCTGGGCGAGAGCGTCACCGAGGGCACCGTCACCCGCTGGCTGAAGGCCGTCGGCGACTCGGTCGAGGTCGACGAGCCGCTGCTCGAGATCTCCACCGACAAGGTCGACACCGAGGTGCCGTCGCCGGTGGCCGGCACGGTGCTGGAGATCCGCGCGGGCGAGGACGAGACCGTCGAGGTCGGCGGCGTGCTGGCCGTGATCGGTGACGCCGGTGCGGCGCCGAAGGCCGAGGCGAAGCCGGAGCCCAAGCCCGAGCCGAAGCCGGAACCCAAGCCGGAGCCGAAGCCCGAGCCGGTTCAGGAGTCGAAGCCCGAGCCCAAGCCGGAACCGAAGCCCGAGCCCAAGCCGCAGGCCGCCCCGGCCTCGGCCGCCACGCAGTCGGCCCCGGCCGCCGCGGCGAAGGACGGCTCGGCGGACGGCCCGTACGTCACGCCGCTGGTCCGCAAGCTCGCGTCCGAGCACGGCATCGACCTGTCGACGCTGACCGGCAGCGGTGTCGGCGGCCGGATCCGCAAGCAGGACGTGCTGGCCGCGGCCGAGGAGAAGCAGAAGGCCGCCGCCGCGCCGGCGCCGGCCGCTGCCGCCCCGGCTGCTGCCGCCGCCCCGTCGGCGCCCGCCGCGCGTCCCGCGGCCGCGGTGTCGCCGGAGCTCGCCGCGCTGCGCGGCACGGTCCAGAAGGCCAGCCGGATCCGCCAGATCACGGCCACCAAGACCCGCGAGTCGCTGCAGATCGCCGCGCAGCTCACGCAGGTCCAGGAGGTCGACGTCACGAAGATCGCCAAGCTGCGCCAGCGCGCGAAGGCGGCCTTCAAGGAGCGCGAGGGCGTCAACCTGACGTTCCTGCCGTTCTTCGCGAAGGCCACGGTCGAGGCGCTCAAGCAGCACCCGAACGTCAACGCGTCCTACAACGAGGACACGAAGGAGATCACCTACCACGGCGCCGTGCACCTGGGCATCGCGGTGGACACCGAGCGCGGGCTGCTCTCGGTCGTGATCCACGACGCGGGCGAGCTGAGCCTGGCCGGTCTCGCGCACCGGATCGCCGACCTGGCGGGCCGCGCGCGGTCGGGCCAGATCAAGCCGGACGAGCTGTCGGGCGGCACGTTCTCGATCACGAACATCGGCAGCGTCGGCGCGCTGTTCGACACGCCGATCATCGTGCAGCCGCAGTCGGGCATCCTCGGCACCGGCGCGGTCGTCAAGCGCCCGGTGGTCATCGCGGACGCCGACGGCAACGACACGATCGCCGTCCGGTCGATGGCGTACCTGCCGCTGACCTACGACCACCGCCTGGTGGACGGGGCCGACGCGGGCCGCTTCCTGACGACGATCAAGCAGCGCCTGGAAGAGGGCAACTTCGAGAGCGAACTCGGTCTCTGA
- the lpdA gene encoding dihydrolipoyl dehydrogenase has protein sequence MTDTSADLVILGGGSGGYAAAFRAAELGLSVTLIEKDKLGGTCLHRGCIPTKALLHAAEVADETREAEAVGVKAAFEGIDIAGVNKYKDGIIARLYKGLQGLAKAHKVNLVEGSGTFVGGTTVEVDGTRYTGKNVILATGSYSRTLPGLELGGRIIASEQALALDYVPKKVVVLGGGVIGVEFASVWASFGVDVTIVEALPRLVPNEDEFASKQLERAFRRRKIAFKTGVKFTGAKQDDNGVSVSLESGETIEADLLLVAVGRGPNSAGHGYEEAGVKIERGFVLTDERLRTNLPNVYAVGDIVPGLQLAHRGFQQGIFVAEEIAGQNPRVIDESGIPRVTYSHPEVASVGLTESQAKDKYGSDVTTFTYDLGGNGKSQILKTSGGVKLVKAPDGPVVGVHMVGDRVGELIGEAQLIYSWEAFPEDVAPLIHAHPTQTEALGEAFLALAGKPLHVHS, from the coding sequence GTGACCGACACCTCCGCCGACCTCGTGATCCTGGGAGGCGGATCGGGCGGCTACGCCGCGGCGTTCCGCGCGGCCGAGCTGGGCCTTTCCGTCACGCTGATCGAGAAGGACAAGCTGGGCGGGACGTGCCTCCACCGGGGCTGCATCCCGACCAAGGCCCTGCTCCACGCCGCCGAGGTCGCCGACGAGACCCGTGAAGCCGAAGCGGTCGGCGTCAAGGCCGCCTTCGAGGGCATCGACATCGCCGGGGTCAACAAGTACAAGGACGGGATCATCGCCCGCCTGTACAAGGGCCTGCAGGGCCTGGCCAAGGCGCACAAGGTGAACCTCGTCGAGGGCAGCGGCACGTTCGTCGGCGGCACGACCGTCGAGGTGGACGGCACCCGCTACACCGGCAAGAACGTCATCCTCGCCACCGGCTCGTACTCGCGCACGCTGCCCGGCCTGGAGCTCGGCGGCCGCATCATCGCCAGCGAGCAGGCCCTCGCCCTCGACTACGTCCCCAAGAAGGTCGTGGTGCTCGGCGGCGGCGTCATCGGCGTCGAGTTCGCCAGCGTGTGGGCCTCCTTCGGCGTCGACGTCACCATCGTCGAGGCCCTGCCGCGGCTGGTCCCCAACGAGGACGAGTTCGCGTCGAAGCAGCTCGAGCGCGCCTTCCGCCGCCGCAAGATCGCCTTCAAGACCGGCGTGAAGTTCACCGGCGCGAAGCAGGACGACAACGGCGTGAGCGTCTCGCTGGAGTCCGGCGAGACCATCGAGGCCGACCTGCTGCTGGTCGCCGTCGGCCGCGGGCCGAACTCGGCGGGCCACGGCTACGAGGAGGCCGGCGTCAAGATCGAGCGCGGCTTCGTCCTCACCGACGAGCGGCTGCGCACGAACCTGCCGAACGTCTACGCCGTCGGCGACATCGTCCCCGGCCTGCAGCTCGCGCACCGCGGCTTCCAGCAGGGCATCTTCGTCGCCGAGGAGATCGCCGGGCAGAACCCGCGCGTCATCGACGAGAGCGGCATCCCGCGGGTCACCTACTCGCACCCGGAGGTCGCGTCGGTCGGGCTGACCGAGTCGCAGGCGAAGGACAAGTACGGGTCCGACGTCACGACGTTCACCTACGACCTGGGCGGCAACGGCAAGAGCCAGATCCTCAAGACCTCCGGCGGGGTCAAGCTGGTCAAGGCGCCGGACGGCCCGGTCGTCGGTGTGCACATGGTCGGCGACCGCGTCGGCGAGCTGATCGGCGAAGCGCAGCTGATCTACAGCTGGGAGGCGTTCCCCGAGGACGTCGCCCCGCTGATCCACGCGCACCCCACCCAGACCGAGGCCCTCGGTGAAGCGTTCCTCGCCCTCGCGGGGAAGCCGCTGCACGTGCACAGCTGA
- a CDS encoding oxidoreductase has product MVVVGLFDSLRRRAKGGQRAGTLRKASSEDTRHLDEWAATRRGVEAFVEPKTNVTETTVVLIAHDGEWTRRRIGSLEAAQQFGHRRSIPVYEVARVGYPKRMREYTERKKRGQV; this is encoded by the coding sequence GTGGTCGTGGTGGGGCTCTTCGACTCGCTGCGGAGGCGGGCCAAGGGTGGGCAACGGGCCGGTACGCTGCGGAAAGCCAGCTCCGAGGACACCCGCCACCTCGACGAGTGGGCAGCCACCCGAAGGGGTGTCGAGGCCTTCGTGGAACCGAAGACCAACGTCACGGAGACCACTGTGGTGTTGATCGCCCACGACGGCGAATGGACCCGCCGCCGCATCGGCAGCCTGGAGGCCGCGCAGCAGTTCGGGCACCGCCGGTCGATCCCGGTGTACGAGGTCGCGCGGGTCGGGTACCCGAAGCGGATGCGCGAGTACACCGAGCGGAAGAAGCGCGGTCAGGTCTAG
- a CDS encoding IS481 family transposase → MTHANAPLTPAGRLRLARCVVDEGWPLRRAAERFQVSVATAQRWAARYRIDGQAGMTDRSSRPRTSPNRTPTRTERRIIKVRVLRRWGPARIAFLLHLVPSTVHRVLTRYRLARLSHLDRATGRPVRRYEHSAPGELVHVDIKKLGNIPDGGGHRIHGRQAGDVHKRASTTLRRHNKPVIGYSYLHNAVDDHSRLAYSEILPDERKDTATAFWTRAHAFFAAHGITVKRVLTDNGACYRSRPWHETLTAAGITHKRTRPYRPQTNGKVERFNRTLLEEWAYARPYQRETERREAFPHWLHTYNYHRGHTALAGQPPASRVPNLTGHYN, encoded by the coding sequence GTGACCCACGCTAACGCACCCCTGACCCCGGCCGGCAGGCTGCGCCTGGCCCGCTGCGTCGTGGACGAAGGCTGGCCGTTGCGGCGAGCCGCAGAGCGATTCCAGGTCTCGGTGGCCACCGCGCAGCGGTGGGCCGCCCGCTATCGCATCGACGGACAGGCCGGCATGACCGACCGGTCCAGCAGGCCGCGGACCAGCCCGAACCGGACACCGACCCGCACCGAACGGCGGATCATCAAAGTCCGCGTGCTGCGGCGGTGGGGGCCGGCGCGGATCGCCTTCCTGCTGCACCTGGTGCCTTCCACGGTGCATCGGGTGCTGACCCGCTACCGGCTGGCCCGCCTGTCGCATCTGGACCGGGCCACCGGCCGGCCGGTCCGCCGCTACGAGCACTCCGCGCCAGGCGAGCTGGTGCACGTGGACATCAAGAAGCTGGGCAACATCCCCGACGGCGGCGGACACCGCATCCACGGACGACAGGCCGGTGACGTGCACAAACGTGCCAGCACGACGCTGCGCCGCCACAACAAGCCCGTCATCGGCTACAGCTACCTGCACAACGCCGTGGACGACCACTCACGCCTAGCCTACAGCGAGATCCTGCCCGACGAACGCAAGGACACCGCAACCGCGTTCTGGACCCGGGCCCACGCCTTCTTCGCCGCCCACGGCATCACCGTCAAGCGCGTCCTCACCGACAACGGTGCCTGCTACCGATCACGACCCTGGCACGAGACCCTGACCGCAGCCGGGATCACCCACAAACGCACCCGCCCCTACCGGCCACAAACCAACGGAAAGGTCGAACGCTTCAACCGAACCCTGCTCGAGGAATGGGCCTACGCCCGTCCCTACCAACGCGAAACCGAACGCCGCGAAGCGTTCCCGCACTGGCTGCACACCTACAACTACCATCGCGGCCACACCGCACTCGCAGGCCAACCACCCGCCAGCCGCGTCCCCAACCTCACAGGGCACTACAACTAG
- a CDS encoding GNAT family N-acetyltransferase: MTTLTVEKITPENVAAACQLAVQPHQKKFVAPVAVSLAEAYAQPEIAWPRVIADDGEPVAFVMGRFDPAAELDFFRCGIWRLNVGACVQGRGYGRFAVETVLDEARRRSEKIATVLWLPGDDGPERFYRKLGFRPTGQTHHGEVVGRIEL, translated from the coding sequence GTGACCACCCTCACCGTGGAGAAGATCACCCCGGAAAACGTCGCCGCCGCGTGCCAGCTGGCCGTCCAGCCACACCAGAAGAAGTTCGTCGCCCCCGTGGCGGTCTCGCTCGCCGAGGCCTACGCCCAGCCCGAGATCGCCTGGCCCCGGGTGATCGCCGACGACGGCGAACCCGTCGCTTTCGTGATGGGCCGCTTCGACCCGGCGGCCGAGCTCGACTTCTTCCGCTGCGGGATCTGGCGGCTCAACGTCGGCGCCTGCGTGCAGGGCCGCGGCTACGGCCGGTTCGCCGTCGAAACCGTCCTGGACGAGGCCCGGCGGCGGAGCGAAAAGATCGCGACGGTGCTGTGGCTCCCGGGCGACGACGGCCCGGAACGGTTCTACCGCAAGCTGGGCTTCCGGCCCACCGGCCAGACCCACCACGGCGAGGTCGTCGGCCGGATCGAGCTCTAG